CTCGGTCAGCCGCGACGTGAACTCCGGCAGCGGCGTCCCGTGCAGCTGGACCGCGACCCGCCGCCCCGCCACGCCCGACGCCAGCAGGTGGTCGAAGAGTTCCGCGTTCGTCTCACCGGGGGCCGACCAGTCCTCCGACAATCCGAGCCCGCGCACCGCGCCCATCGCCTTCGGCCCGCGCACGAAAACCCGCGAAGCACCCAGGTGACGCAGCAGGTCGTCCCGCATGCCCCAGCCCTCGGCCGCGGTAACCCAGCCGCGGAACCCGGCGCCGGTGGTGATCGCGGTGAGGTCGACGGGAGCGGCGAGCACGGCGTCGGTCGCTTCTCGCAGCAAAGTGTCGTCCGGCAACGGCACGATCCGGATGGTCGGCGCGTGCCGTACCGAAGCGCCGTGCCGTTCCAGCGCGGTGATGAACTCCTCCGCGCGGCGTTCGGCGGTGATCCCGATGGTGACGCCGGAAAGTTCACCCATAGTGCGCCCCCATCTCCCTGATCGCCTCCGCCAGTTCGTCCCGCAGTGACGCGGGCTCCAGCACCTGCAGGTCCGGCCCGAAGCGGAGCAGCTCCCCGATCGCCGAGCGGCCCTGCTCCACCGGCAGTTCCATCCGAATCCACCCGTCCTCGTCCGGCTCGGAGGCCGTGTCCAGCGCTCGCGCGCCGACGGCTCCCGTGTAGAACGGTACGAGGGCCCGCGCGAGCGGGGACAGGCGCACCACCGCGGTCCGCGAGTACATCCGCCGTTCGAACTGCTCGGACCACTCCCGCCAGTACACGGACAGGTCGAAATCGGCGGGCCGGGTGAACGGTTCCAGCGTCGTCAGCGCCTCGATGCGTGAGACCCGATACGTCCGGTCGCTGCCCTCGCACCGCGCGGCGAGATACCAGTTGCCACCCTTCAGGATCAGGCCGAGCGGCTCGACTTCGCGCGTGACCTGCTGGTTCCCCCAGCGCCGGTAGTCGATCCGCAGCCGGCGGGTCTGCCAGACGGCCTCGGCCACCTCCGCCAGTTGCGGCAGGCTCTCGATCCCCCGGTGCCAGCCGGGAACGTCGAGGTAGAAGCGCTGGGCGACGGTCGCCGCGCGGGCGCGCAGGTCGGCGGGCAGCGCCGCGTAGAGCTTCAGCTGGGCCGCAGCGAGTACCGTGCCGAGCCCGAGTTCGGAGGCGGCCTCGGGCAGTCCGGCCAGCGACAGCGACCGCGCCTCGTCCTCGGTCAGCCCGGTCAGCCGCGTGCGGTACCCGTCGACGAGCTGGTAACCACCGGTGCGCCCGCGATCGGCGTAGACCGGCACGCCCGCCGCCGACAGCGCCTCGATGTCCCGGTACACCGTGCGCACCGAGACCTCCAGCTCGGCGGCGAGTTCGTCGGCCGTCATCCGGCCGCGGTTCTGCAACAGCAGCAACACCGACAGCAATCTGCTCGCCCGCATGGAAACCAGTATGACCGGAAAACCTGACACAAGCTGTCAGGTAAGGGCGGCAGAGTACTCCCCATGAACACATTCGCGATGAAGAGCTGGGACGAAAGCGTGGTCAGCGGCGCCGAGGACCAGCCGCGGTACGCACACGCACACGCCGTCATGACCTACTCGGGCCTGATCGAGGGCGAGTCGTCGGTCGACTACCTGCTCTACTACTCCGGTCCCGGCTACGACGGCGCCGGGAACCGCGCGCCGGGGTTCGAGCGGATCGAGGGCGCGGTCGACGGCCGCAAGGGCAGCTTCGTCATCCGGCACGAGGTAGGTTTCGACAGCAACGGCATCAACGGCACGTTCACCGTGGTCGACGGCTCAGGCACCGGCGAGCTGACCGGCCTGCGGGGCACCGGCACGATCGCCGGGGCCACGGGCGAGTCCGCGATGGCCTACACATTCGAGTACTCCATCTAGGACGGTCGCGATGGACAGGCAGCAGGTTGTGGCCTACCGGATCGCCGCGCAGGGGTTGCACCGTGAGACGGCCGATCCGCGGGAACTGGCCGTGTTCGATCTCGGGGTGCAGGACAACCAGCGCGGCGGCCCGGCCATCGCGCTGGCCGCACGGCTGTCCACTCCGGCCGCTGCCGACGAGGACGGCTTCGCGCTGCTCTGGTCGCACCGCGGCGCCCCGCACCTGCACCGCCGCCGCGATCTGAAGACGCTCGTGGCCAGCCTGGTTCCACTGTCCGAAATGGACGCGGAGGCACGGATGGGCTGGCAGCGCGCCCAGGTCGCCCGTGCCGGCGTCCCGGCCGCCGAAGCGCTGACGGTCACGGCGCGGGCGCTGCGCAAGGCGGTCGGCAAAACGATGACCAAGGGTGCCGCGAGCACCGCGGTCACCAAGCTGGTGCCCGAAGGCTTCTCCGTCTGGTGCCGCGGCTGCGGGGCCACGCACATCTTCGAGCAGCTGATGCGCCTGGCCGCGCCGCTCGCCGGGCTCGAGCTGGTGCCCGACGCGACCCCGGCCACGCTGACCCCGCTGAAGCCACGGGTACCGGTGCCCGCCAAACCGGACGTGCCCGCCGCGACCGCCGTCATGGCGGCCTACCTGCGCCTGCACGGTCCGGCCACGCACGGCGACGCGGGCGGCTTCTCCGGCACCACGGCCACCGTCGCCAAGGAAATGTGGCCGTCCGACCTCGTGGAAGTCCAGCTGGACAAGAAAAAACGCTACCTTCCCGCCGATTCCCTGCCCTTGCTGGAAAATCCGCCGGAACCGGACGTCGTGCGCCTGCTACCGCCGTCGGATCCCCTGCTCCAGGCCAGGGATCGCGACCTGCTCGTGCCGGAGAAGGCGCACCAGAAGGAGATCTGGAAGATCCTCGGCAATCCGGGCGCGGTGCTCGCCGACGGGGAGATCGCCGGCGTCTGGCGCCCGAAGACCTCCGGCAAGCGGCTCACCATCACGGTGTCGACGTTCTGGCCGCTGGCACCGGACATCCGTGACCGGGTCGGTCAGGAAGCCGAAGTGGTCGCCGCGGCCCGCGGGCTCACACTGCACACCGTGGCCTGGTCGTGATCGGCCCGGCCTGCTCGAAGGCGTACCCGATTTCGAGCAGCTTCCGGTCCTGCCGGTGCGGGCCGATGAGCTGCAGGCCGACCGGAAGGCCGTCCGGGGTGAACGCGGCCGGTACCGACAGCGCCGGGCAGCCGGTGACCGTGATCATCGAGCAGGCAGCCATCCAGCCCAGGTAGTCGGTCATCTCGACACCGGCGACCGACCGCGGGTAAACCAGGTCCACGTCGAACGGAACAACCTGGCTGACCGGGGCCAGCAGCACGTCGTAGGTCTCGAAGAACTCGTGGACCCCCTGGTGGATCGCGGCCTGCCGGGTTTCCGCGCGGCCGAGGTCGGGACCGGTGAGCGCCCGTCCCTGCTCGATGTTCCAGACGGCGTCGGGCTTCATCCGCTCGCGGTGCTGGTCGAGCAGTGAGCCGTAGGCGAGTTCCAGCTGCCAGGCACGCCGAGTCCGGAAGACCTCGTCGGCACCGGAAAGGTCGGGACACGCCTGCTCGACGGTCGCCCCCAGATCCTCGAAGACCTTCGTCGCGGGCAGCAGGGCGTCGATGACCGCGGGCTCCACCGGGACCAGTCCGCCGAAGTCCGGGGTCCAGGCGACGCGGAGTCCGCGCAACTCGCGGTCCAGCGGCTCGGTGAACTCCGCGCCGGTCCCGGCCAGCGAGGTCGGGCTGCGCGTGTCTTCACCGGCCAAAACCGACAGCAACAACGCCGTGTCGGCGACCGTGCGCGCCATCGGCCCCTTCGTGGACAGCGGCGACCACGGGGCCTTGTCCGGCCAGGACGGCACGCGGCCGGGGGACGGACGCAGGCCGACGACGTTGCAGAAGGACGCGGGATTTCGCAGTGAACCACCGGTGTCACTGCCGTCGGCCAGCGGGATCATGCCCGCCGCGAGCGCGGCGGCGGCCCCGCCACTGCTTCCGCCCGCGCTCTTGCCGAGGTCATAGGGATTCCGGGTGGCGCCGAAGACCGGGTTGAAGGTGTGCGAGCCGAGGCCGAGTTCGGGGGTGTTGGTCTTGCCGACGGTGATCGCGCCCGCGGCGCGCAGTCGCTGGATGATCAGGTCGTCCTGTACCGGCACGTGGTCAGCGAAGATGGGCGATCCGTAGGTGGTGCGGATCCCGGCCGTGGCCACCAAATCCTTGTGCGCCATGGGAATTCCGTGCAACGGGCCGACCTGTTCACCCGCGGCCAGCCGGTCGTCCGCCTTCGCCGCCTCGGTCAGCGCGCGCTCGGCGGTCAGCGTGACGATGGCGTTCACCGCGGGATTGGTCTCCTCGATCCGGCGCAGGTGCGCGTCGAGTACTTCGCGGCAGGACACCTCCCTGGTCCGGATCGCCGTCACGATGCTGAGTGCGTCATCGAAGTGCACGCCTGTATCTCCTGGTACTTAGAAGGATTCGAGAATCTGGGCCACGCCGAGGATCCCGAACAGCACGAAGGCACCGGCGAGACCGATGTTCGAGAGGATCCCGTTGCGGTAGACCGGTTCCACCGACCGGCGGTTGAGCAGCCAGAGCAGCGCGCCGGAGAGCACCGGCAGGATCAGCGCACCGAAAATGGCGTAGAGCATCACCAGCGTGACCGGCCGCCCGGTGAACACCACCACGACCGAGGTGAGCACGCAGTACCCGACAAAGGCGCGGAACGGCCGCGAGGTGGTGGCCATGTGCCGGTCGGCGTCCTCTTCGGGGATCGCGCGGATGACCCGGACGCAGTCGGCCATCAGGTAGGACAACGCGTTGAAACCACCCACGATCGAGCTGAACACCACAAAGAAGAAGGTGATCAGGAACAGGATCCGGGTCACCGAACCGAGCAGGTCGCCCATCGGATCGGCGAGCGCGGCCAGCCCGCTGCTGCCTGCGATGCTCTCCCCGGTGCCGTACAGCATCCCGGTGCCGAGCACGGTCATCGCGCAGACGAACAGGAAAACGACGGCGAAGCTGAGCCCCGAGTCGGCCCGCATGATCGGCAGCCAGCTCGAATCCCGCCAGCCCTTCTCCTTGACCCAGTACCCGTAGGCGGCGATGCCCGCGGAGCCGCCGATACCGCCGATCAGCGCGAGCACGGTCATGATCGACCCTTCCGGCAGGGCCGGTCGCAGGGTGGACACGAGCCGCCCCGGGTCGTCCATGTGCCCGATGACCACGGCGGCGGTGGCGACCGCGCCCGCGAACATCACGATCGTGAAGCCGGTCATCACCCGTTCGAACAGGCGATACCGGCCGACGACCACCATCGCCCCGGCGACCAGCGTGAGCACGATCGACATGGCCGTCACCGGCAGCGCGGGGAACAGGGCCGAAACCGCCAGCGCGGCGACCGACCCCAGCGCGGCACCGTAAACCAGGCCGATCACCAGCAGGAAAACCAGGAACACCCAGGGCAACCACCGGCTCGCCGTGCGGAGCCCGCTCATCGGGGTCAGCCCGGTGGCCAGGTGCAGGCGGCCCACCGCTTCGGTGATCGCGAACTTCACCACCACCCCGATGAGCGCGGCCCAGAGCAGGCCCATGCCGTAGGCCGACGCGCCGGACAGCGCGGTGACCATGTCCGCCGCGCCGATCCCGGCCGCGGCGAGCACCAGGCCGGGACCGAGGTAGGCGAGTCTCGCGCGCCAGCTGCGCGGGGCAAGCGGGGTTCCGGAAGCCGTCTGCGGTACGCGGAGATCGTCGCTCATGGTCGTCACCTTCCCGGCGTGGATTCCGGAGACTGTCCGCCGATGCGACTGAAACAGGCAAGATGAATGGGAACAATGAAGATATCGGACATAGGATTGGCGAATGAGTCCAGAAGCGCCACCCACTCCGGCGGTTCCGTTCGGCGAACTCGACCGCCGGATCGTCGGCGCGTTGCATGTGGACGGTCGGGCGTCGTGGCACCGCATCGCGAAGGTGCTCGGCGAGCAGGAACGCACCGTCACCCGTCGTGGCACCGAGTTGCTCAGGTCCGGCCTCGTCCGGATCACCGGTTTCGTGCTGCGCGCGGAAGGCGTGATCGTCGGCCTGAAGTGCGCGCCTGGCCAGGCCCGGCTCGCCGGCGGGGTGCTGGCGCGCCGCGAGGACACCCTGTTCACGCACGTGCTCACCGGCTCGACCGACTGCGTTGCCGAGATCTCCTGCTCACGGGAACGGCTGGCGTCGCTGGTCATGGACGAGCTGCCCGCCACGCCCGGCATGGTCACCAGCTTCACCCAGCCGGTGCTGCGGTACGTCCGGACCGCGCACGAATGGCATCCGGGCCTGATCACCGACGAAGAGCGCGCGAAACTCGAGGAGTCGGCCGCGATACCGCGCGAGCGCCGGGTCGGCGGATTGCAGGACCTGTCCAGGGGCGACCAGTTGCTGTTGCGCGCACTGGCCGATGACGGCCGCCGCACCTACGAAGAACTGGGCAGGCTGACCGGTTTGTCCGACGTCACCGCGCGACGTCACCTGGATCGCCTGCGCCGGGAGGGCCGCGTGCTGATCCGGACGGTGGTCAGCCCGCGGCTGGTCGGGTTGCCGGTGGAGGCAATGCTGTGGGTGACGGCGAGGCCAGCCGACGTCGGCGCGGTGGCCGACGGACTTCGTGAGTCACCGTTCGTGCGCTACGCCAGCAGGCTCGCCGGTGACCACCAGTTCCTGGTCAACGTGACACTGCCGTCGACGGCGGCCCTCGACGAGTTCATCAGCGACGCGGTGTGGGCGCGCCGGGTACAGAGCGTGGAGACCTCTTTTGTGCTCTCGACGCTCAAACGCAGCGGCCTGCTTTCCACAGCGGACTGAGCACTGTGAACCAGACGCGGTGGACTAAACGCTCACGAGGCTGGACTGGTAGCGCCGCACGACCAGATCGGCGATGGCCGGGTGCGCGCCGAGCGGTTCCGCCACCACGGCCGCGCCCGAGTCGACCAGCCGCCGGTGGAACAGGCCCGGCGCGAGCAGCCAGGAAGCCACCGCGACCCGGTGCCAGCGCAGCGAATCCACCACCTCGGCCACCGAAGGCCTTGCGGTGGCGGCAAAACCGACCCGCACCGGCACGCCCAGCCTGGCACGCAACGCCCGCGCGGCCACCCGGACCTCGCTGAGCGCACGGGGATCGCTCGATCCGGCGGCGGCCAGCACCACGGCGTCACCCTGGCGGTATCCGGCGTCGAGCAGGCGGTGTTCGAGCACGTCGATCAGCTCCGGGGCCGCACCGAACGCGGGCGTGACGCTGACCGACCGGTGCCCGCTCGCCTCGATCTGCGCCGGGATGTCCGTCCGCACGTGGTATCCCGACGCCAGGAACGCGGGCACCACCACGGCGGGCCCCGGCACGTCACCGAGCACGCTCGTCACGTCCGGCTGGAGCACGTCCGCGTAGGCGACACGCACCTCGACGTCGACCCGCTCCCGCACCAGTTCCGCCAGTTCCGAGATCACGCGAACCCCGGCAGGCGCCCGGGTTCCGTGTGCCACCAGCACGATCAAGCGATCCCCACCTTCTCCACGGCCAGCCGGTAGCCCCGCTTGACCACGGTCTGCACCAGTTTTCCCTCACCCAGCGACGTCCGGAGCCTGCCGACCGCCGTCTCCACCGCGTGCTCGTCACCGCCGCTGGGCAGCACGGTCATCAGCTGCCGCCGCGAAACCACCCGCCCCGGCTCGCGCGCGAGCGCGCGCAACACGGCCAGCTGAGCGGGGGCGAGCGACCGCAGTTCGCCGTCCACCACCACCGCCTGCCCGCGCAGCTCGACCTCGCGCCCGGCCACCCGCCACCGCGGCACCCGGTCCAGCAGCGCCTGCGACTGCGTGCGTGCCAGCGCGCCGATGCGGGAGCGTTCCGGTTGCACGACCGGGATGCCGAGCGCGGCGAACGGCGCGGCGGTGATCGGCCCGACGCAAGCGACCACCACCCGGTGGGTCAGCGCGTCCACCAGTTCCGCGTACCGCCCGGTCCGCTTGGCCACCGCGAACATGCTCGCCGCGGCGGGCGCGCTGGTGAACGGCATCGCGTCGATCCCGCCCTCCAGCACCGAATCGAGCAGCCGGTCCAGCGGGCCGGGGTCGGCGGGCCCCACCCACCGGTACACCGGGATCTCGATCACCTCGGCACCGGCACTGCGCAGCGACTCCACGAAGAACGGCAGTGGTTCGCCGTGCAGCTGGACCGCCACCCGACGCCCGTCCACCCCGGAGTCGAGCAGGTGCTGCAACAACTCCGCGTTGCTCTCCGACTCCGGTGAGTACACTTCGGACAGTCCGGCCGCGCGCACCGCCCCCTTCGCCTTCGGTCCGCGTGCCAGTACCGCGGCCTCGCCGAGCCGCGCCAGCACGGCGTCACCGAGGCCCCAGCCCTCGGCCGCCTCGATCCAGCCGCGGAAGCCGATGCCGGTGGTCGCCACCACCACGTCCGGCGCCTCGTCCAGCAGCCGCCGGGTGGCGCCGAGCAGTTCGGTGTCGTCGGACAGCGGCACGATCCGGATCGCCGGGCCGTACCGCACGGTCGCCCCCTTTCGCACGAACAGCGCCCCGAGCTCGTCAGCCCGGCGCGCCGCCGTGATCCCGATGGCGAAACCCGCCAGCGGTGGCAGGGCCGTCATGGCCCGCCCACCTCCACCGTGCCCGCCGCCACCCGCACCGGGTAGACCGCCACCCGGACCTCGGGATCGTCGACGCACTGACCGGTCGCCAGCTCGAAGCACTGCTTGTGCATCGGCGAGGCCACCACCGGCACCCCACCGCGGTCGCCGAGGATGCCGCGCGAGAGCACCGCGGCCCCGCTGAACGGGTCCACATTGGACAACGCGTACACGGCGTCGTCGCCGGTGCGGAAGATCGCCACCTGCGCACCATCCGGCAGCAGTGCGGCGACTCCGGCGCCGAGCGGCACCGAGTCGAGCGGGCACATCGCCAGCCAGGTTCGTTCCTGCATCGCGGTCATCGTGCTGCCACCTCCGGCATTCCCAGCGAAACCGGCACGTTCTGCTCACGTTCGACGCGGAACGAGATCGTCGGGTCCGGCGTGCCCGGCGCGTTCACGAACGAGGTGAACCGCGCGAGCTTCTCCGGGTCTTCGAGCACCCCACGCCATTCGTCGGCGTAGGAATCCACGTGCTTCTCCATCGCGGCGTCCAGCTCCTCGCAGATGCCGAGGCTGTCGTTGACGATCACGTCGTACAGGTGGTCGAGGCCGCCTTCCATCTCCTCGATCCACGGCGCGGTGCGCTGCAGCCGGTCGGCGGTCCGCACGTAGAACATCAGGAACCGGTCGATCGTGCGGAGCAGCGTCTCGCTGTCCACATCGGACACCAGCAGTCGCGCGTGCCGCGGCGTGGTACCGCCGTTGCCGCCGACGTAGAGGTTCCAGCCGTTCTCCGTGGCGATCACGCCGAAGTCCTTGCCGCGTGCCTCGGCGCATTCACGCGCACACCCGGAGACGGCCGCCTTCAGCTTGTGCGGCGACCGCAGGCCGCGGTACCGCAGCTCAAGCTCCACCGCCATGCCGACGCTGTCCTGGACCCCGTACCGGCACCAGGTGGAGCCGACGCACGACTTCACCGTGCGCAGCGCCTTGCCGTACGCGTGCCCCGACTCGAAACCGGCGTCCACCAGCCGGCGCCAGATCAGCGGCAGCTGGTCCACCGTCGCGCCGAACAGGTCGATCCGCTGGCCGCCGGTGATCTTGGTGTACAGCCCGAACTCCTCGCCGACCTCGGCGATCACCTTCAGCTTCGCCGGGGTGATCTCACCACCGGGGATGCGCGGCACCACCGAGTACGAGCCGTTGCGCTGGATGTTCGCCAGGAACCGGTCGTTGGTGTCCTGCAGCGTCGCCTGCTCGCCGCCGAGGATGTGCCCGTTGCCCAGCGTCGCCAGGATGGAGGCCACCGCGGGCTTGCAGATCGCGCAACCGGTGCCGGTGCCGTGCCGCGAGATCAGCTCGCCGAACGTGGTGATCCGGGTCGCGCTCACGATCTCGAACAGTTCCGCGCGGGAGAAGGAGAAGTGCTCACAAAGCGCCTTCGACTGCTCGACCCCGCACGAGTCCAGCAGCTTCGACAGCATCGGCACGCACGAACCACACGCCGTGCCCGCCCGGGTGCAGGCCTTGATCTTCGGCACGTCGTTGCACTCGTGTTCCAGGATCGCGTCGGTGATCGTCGCCTTGGTGACGCCGTTGCACGAGCAGACCTGGGCGTCCGGCGGCAACGCGTCCACACCGACGCCTTCGCCGCCACCCGACGGCGCGAGCATCGAACCCGGTGACGCGGGCAGCGGGCGGCCGACGAACGACCGCAGCATCGTGTACTGCGAAGCGTCCCCGACCAGAACACCGCCGAGCAGCGTCTTGCCGTCCTCGGAGACCACCAGCTTCTTGTAGTAACCGTCGATCGAATCGGCGAACACGACCTCACGCGCGCCCTCGGTGGCCGCGTGCGCGTCACCGAAGCTCGCCACGTCGACCCCGAGCAGCTTCAGCTTGGTCGACATGTCCTGCTCACCGAATTCGGCGTCCCCGCCGAGCAGCTGCGCCGCGACGATCTCCGCCATCGCGTACCCCGGCGCCACGATGCCGTACACGCGGTTCTCCACCGCCGCGCACTCACCGATCGCGAAGATCGCCGGATCGCTGGTGCGACAGCGGTTGTCCACCAGCACACCACCGCGTTCACCGACTTCGAGCCCGCTCGACCGGGCCAGGTCGTCCCGCGGGCGGATGCCCGCCGAGAACACCACCAGGTCCAGGTCCAGCTCGGTGCCGTTGGCCAGCTTGGCCAGCAGCCGGTCGCCGTCGGCCTCGATGACGCTCGCCGACGTTCCGGTGTGGACGGTCACGTCCAGCGCGGTGACCAGGTCGCGCAGCAGTCCGGCACCGCCGTCGTCGACCTGCAGCGGCATCAGGCGCGGGCCCATCTCCACCACGTGGGGTGAGAGTCCCATGTCCCGCAACGCCTTCGCGGCCTCCAGGCCGAGCAGGCCACCGCCGACCACCATCGCCGACCGGCGGCCGCGACCGGACGCACCGGCCGCGGCCCGGATGTCGTCGAGGTCCTCGATCGTCCGGTAGACGAAGCAACCGGGCAGGTCGTGACCAGGCACCGGCGGCACGAACGGCTTCGACCCGGTGGCCAGCACGAGCGCGTCGTAGGACTGCTCGAACCCGGCCTCGGTGCGGACCACGCGGTTCTCGCGGTCGACCGACACCACCGGGTCGCCGAGCCGCAACTCCACCCGGGAGTCACCGGCGTAGTCGGAACCGGGCAGCGCCAGCAGTTCCGCGTCCCAGCCGTCCACATAGGAGGTCAGCGCGACCCGGTCGTACGCCGGGCGTGACTCCTCGGCCAGCACGACCACGCGCCAGTCGCTCTCGCCCGCCCGCACGGCCTCGACCAGCCGGTGGGCGACCATTCCGTGCCCGGCGACAACCAGTGTCCGCATCGCTGCTCCTCCCACAGAAAACACAGTTCCTCAGACCTCGGCCCCGGCCAGGGCGGGGCTCGGCGAACGCACGCCTGCACGGCGCAGGTAGACGGCCCAGGTCACGCCGGCACAGACGAGGTAGAACGCGGTGAACGCGACAAACGCGGGGACTCCGCCACCGGTACCGGCGAAGGAGGCCCGGAAGGCCAGGTTGATGAACAGCCCGCCGATCGCGCCGATCGCCCCGGCCAGGCCGATCAGCGCACCGGACAGGCGCCGCGCCCGCAGCAGTTCGACCGTCTCGGACGCACCGGTTTCGATGGCCGACTGCGCCTTGGCGCGGAAGATCGCCGGGATCATCTTGTAGGTGGAACCGTTGCCGATACCGGAAAGCACGAACAACACGATGAAGGCGATGGTGAACATGGCCAGCGACTTTGCGTTGGACGCGGCGATCGCGCCCGTCGCGGCGATCGCCATGCCGCCGAAGGTCCACAGGGTCACCTTCGCGCCGCCGATCCGGTCGGCCAGCGTGCCACCGACCGGCCGGATCAGCGAACCGATCAG
The genomic region above belongs to Amycolatopsis sp. YIM 10 and contains:
- a CDS encoding uroporphyrinogen-III synthase produces the protein MGELSGVTIGITAERRAEEFITALERHGASVRHAPTIRIVPLPDDTLLREATDAVLAAPVDLTAITTGAGFRGWVTAAEGWGMRDDLLRHLGASRVFVRGPKAMGAVRGLGLSEDWSAPGETNAELFDHLLASGVAGRRVAVQLHGTPLPEFTSRLTEAGADVVEVQPYRWQWPSDLDPAHQLIDDVISGEVRAVAFTSAPAAANLLTLAGDRRDALVDALRGQVVCACVGSVTAAPLTELGVPTLQPDRPRLGALVKLLVRELA
- a CDS encoding YafY family protein, with translation MRASRLLSVLLLLQNRGRMTADELAAELEVSVRTVYRDIEALSAAGVPVYADRGRTGGYQLVDGYRTRLTGLTEDEARSLSLAGLPEAASELGLGTVLAAAQLKLYAALPADLRARAATVAQRFYLDVPGWHRGIESLPQLAEVAEAVWQTRRLRIDYRRWGNQQVTREVEPLGLILKGGNWYLAARCEGSDRTYRVSRIEALTTLEPFTRPADFDLSVYWREWSEQFERRMYSRTAVVRLSPLARALVPFYTGAVGARALDTASEPDEDGWIRMELPVEQGRSAIGELLRFGPDLQVLEPASLRDELAEAIREMGAHYG
- a CDS encoding DUF3224 domain-containing protein, which encodes MNTFAMKSWDESVVSGAEDQPRYAHAHAVMTYSGLIEGESSVDYLLYYSGPGYDGAGNRAPGFERIEGAVDGRKGSFVIRHEVGFDSNGINGTFTVVDGSGTGELTGLRGTGTIAGATGESAMAYTFEYSI
- a CDS encoding winged helix DNA-binding domain-containing protein, whose product is MDRQQVVAYRIAAQGLHRETADPRELAVFDLGVQDNQRGGPAIALAARLSTPAAADEDGFALLWSHRGAPHLHRRRDLKTLVASLVPLSEMDAEARMGWQRAQVARAGVPAAEALTVTARALRKAVGKTMTKGAASTAVTKLVPEGFSVWCRGCGATHIFEQLMRLAAPLAGLELVPDATPATLTPLKPRVPVPAKPDVPAATAVMAAYLRLHGPATHGDAGGFSGTTATVAKEMWPSDLVEVQLDKKKRYLPADSLPLLENPPEPDVVRLLPPSDPLLQARDRDLLVPEKAHQKEIWKILGNPGAVLADGEIAGVWRPKTSGKRLTITVSTFWPLAPDIRDRVGQEAEVVAAARGLTLHTVAWS
- a CDS encoding amidase, with amino-acid sequence MHFDDALSIVTAIRTREVSCREVLDAHLRRIEETNPAVNAIVTLTAERALTEAAKADDRLAAGEQVGPLHGIPMAHKDLVATAGIRTTYGSPIFADHVPVQDDLIIQRLRAAGAITVGKTNTPELGLGSHTFNPVFGATRNPYDLGKSAGGSSGGAAAALAAGMIPLADGSDTGGSLRNPASFCNVVGLRPSPGRVPSWPDKAPWSPLSTKGPMARTVADTALLLSVLAGEDTRSPTSLAGTGAEFTEPLDRELRGLRVAWTPDFGGLVPVEPAVIDALLPATKVFEDLGATVEQACPDLSGADEVFRTRRAWQLELAYGSLLDQHRERMKPDAVWNIEQGRALTGPDLGRAETRQAAIHQGVHEFFETYDVLLAPVSQVVPFDVDLVYPRSVAGVEMTDYLGWMAACSMITVTGCPALSVPAAFTPDGLPVGLQLIGPHRQDRKLLEIGYAFEQAGPITTRPRCAV
- a CDS encoding Nramp family divalent metal transporter; translated protein: MSDDLRVPQTASGTPLAPRSWRARLAYLGPGLVLAAAGIGAADMVTALSGASAYGMGLLWAALIGVVVKFAITEAVGRLHLATGLTPMSGLRTASRWLPWVFLVFLLVIGLVYGAALGSVAALAVSALFPALPVTAMSIVLTLVAGAMVVVGRYRLFERVMTGFTIVMFAGAVATAAVVIGHMDDPGRLVSTLRPALPEGSIMTVLALIGGIGGSAGIAAYGYWVKEKGWRDSSWLPIMRADSGLSFAVVFLFVCAMTVLGTGMLYGTGESIAGSSGLAALADPMGDLLGSVTRILFLITFFFVVFSSIVGGFNALSYLMADCVRVIRAIPEEDADRHMATTSRPFRAFVGYCVLTSVVVVFTGRPVTLVMLYAIFGALILPVLSGALLWLLNRRSVEPVYRNGILSNIGLAGAFVLFGILGVAQILESF
- a CDS encoding Lrp/AsnC family transcriptional regulator; the protein is MSPEAPPTPAVPFGELDRRIVGALHVDGRASWHRIAKVLGEQERTVTRRGTELLRSGLVRITGFVLRAEGVIVGLKCAPGQARLAGGVLARREDTLFTHVLTGSTDCVAEISCSRERLASLVMDELPATPGMVTSFTQPVLRYVRTAHEWHPGLITDEERAKLEESAAIPRERRVGGLQDLSRGDQLLLRALADDGRRTYEELGRLTGLSDVTARRHLDRLRREGRVLIRTVVSPRLVGLPVEAMLWVTARPADVGAVADGLRESPFVRYASRLAGDHQFLVNVTLPSTAALDEFISDAVWARRVQSVETSFVLSTLKRSGLLSTAD
- a CDS encoding sirohydrochlorin chelatase, whose protein sequence is MLVAHGTRAPAGVRVISELAELVRERVDVEVRVAYADVLQPDVTSVLGDVPGPAVVVPAFLASGYHVRTDIPAQIEASGHRSVSVTPAFGAAPELIDVLEHRLLDAGYRQGDAVVLAAAGSSDPRALSEVRVAARALRARLGVPVRVGFAATARPSVAEVVDSLRWHRVAVASWLLAPGLFHRRLVDSGAAVVAEPLGAHPAIADLVVRRYQSSLVSV
- a CDS encoding uroporphyrinogen-III synthase, whose product is MTALPPLAGFAIGITAARRADELGALFVRKGATVRYGPAIRIVPLSDDTELLGATRRLLDEAPDVVVATTGIGFRGWIEAAEGWGLGDAVLARLGEAAVLARGPKAKGAVRAAGLSEVYSPESESNAELLQHLLDSGVDGRRVAVQLHGEPLPFFVESLRSAGAEVIEIPVYRWVGPADPGPLDRLLDSVLEGGIDAMPFTSAPAAASMFAVAKRTGRYAELVDALTHRVVVACVGPITAAPFAALGIPVVQPERSRIGALARTQSQALLDRVPRWRVAGREVELRGQAVVVDGELRSLAPAQLAVLRALAREPGRVVSRRQLMTVLPSGGDEHAVETAVGRLRTSLGEGKLVQTVVKRGYRLAVEKVGIA
- the nirD gene encoding nitrite reductase small subunit NirD; this translates as MTAMQERTWLAMCPLDSVPLGAGVAALLPDGAQVAIFRTGDDAVYALSNVDPFSGAAVLSRGILGDRGGVPVVASPMHKQCFELATGQCVDDPEVRVAVYPVRVAAGTVEVGGP